Proteins encoded by one window of Crassostrea angulata isolate pt1a10 chromosome 9, ASM2561291v2, whole genome shotgun sequence:
- the LOC128163609 gene encoding uncharacterized protein LOC128163609, translating into MVSTCTVFLTSLLASQAFSYYSELDLGPNLSINDFDLGPNLAINDFDLGPNLAINELDHGPNLAINDFDLGPNLAINDFDLGPNLAINKNALWSFPSYFGQTDRSPRQNTEVGLNWRDTEIYKKVFQKPETSGKNVFTPLREFLDSLQYSRTQN; encoded by the coding sequence ATGGTGTCCACATGTACAGTATTTCTGACTTCCCTGCTGGCTTCCCAGGCTTTCTCCTATTACAGCGAACTTGACCTTGGACCCAATCTCTCCATCAACGACTTTGACCTTGGACCCAATCTCGCCATCAACGACTTTGACCTTGGACCAAATCTCGCCATCAACGAACTTGACCATGGACCAAATCTCGCCATCAACGACTTTGACCTTGGACCCAATCTCGCCATCAACGACTTTGACCTTGGACCCAATCTCGCCATCAACAAAAACGCTCTTTGGTCATTCCCGTCTTACTTCGGCCAGACGGACCGTAGTCCTCGGCAAAACACGGAGGTCGGACTAAATTGGAGAGACACTGAAATCTACaaaaaggtgttccaaaaacCAGAGACAAGCGGGAAAAATGTCTTTACACCATTGCGAGAATTTTTGGACTCTTTGCAGTACTCTCGGACACAAAATTAG